The following is a genomic window from Candidatus Poribacteria bacterium.
CCACCAGGGGGGCACGTACACGGTATCTTCGCTACATCTGAAGGGACCGTCTATGCTGTTGCTCCCACAGGAATATACAGATTAAGAACAGATACTACGGCGTGGACACGCATCAACACGGATATTCCAATTGGGCCATCGCTAATGCCGATGGCAGAACATGGTGGCATCCTTTACATAGTATCCACCGATGAAGTATTTACGTCGGGTGATAAGGGTGAAACGTGGCATACCATGGGTACCAGACCCAACGGAGAAGCTGTTGGTCTCATCGTCATTGAGGCACACGCGCGCAGCTCGCAAGTCCATTCCACGATGTATCTCGCGCTTAGAGATGAAGGGATTTATCGATCTACAGACGGTGGAATACATTGGGACTCATTTAACGATGGTTTGGCAAATCAAAAAATTTCCACAATCGCTGCTGTGGAAAAAACAGTGTTTGCGGGTACAGCGCGCGGTCTCTATTGTCTCGATGCAGGCACTTGGAAAAAGTTGCCCGTAGAGACATCAAGAGCTATCTACTCTTTGGCAGTGTCTAAAAATAATCTCTATGTTGGGACAGGTCCCTATCTGTTGGGGTTCACGCCAATAACGGTAGCACAAGACGTGCCGAAAATTGAGTCGTATGCACTCAAGATTTTTCATTCGGCTGACTTGGGAGCATCGTGGGCGGAAATAACACCGAGTTATAAAACTTACTACAAGCCGGTGATACCCTCTGGCATAATGGTTTCGGCTGTTGGTGAAATGCTTTTAGCGTCAACTGCCCGCCACCGATATCGTTCAACAGATAACGGACAAACCTGGACGGAACTTCCAGGGGATACGGATATGTATATGATTAATAGCCTTCCAATTGCAGCCGTAAACGAGACGACATTTTACGAAGCTGGTCCCTTCGGCATTCATCGCACAACTGATGGTGGAAAGCGATGGCGCCTACTTATGGATGGGATGCTGGGAACAAGACTAAAGGATTTAGTTGCGTTCAACAACAGATTATACGCCCATACTGGCTATGCGGTGTATCAATCAACCGACGAAGGTGGGTCTTGGAAAAAACTCCCAATTGCCGAGGGGTCTTTTGGAAAGGTGACGACAATTACAACGGAATCATCAAAACGGTACAGTGCTCGTATCTCTCACTCCTTTAATTCAAAATTGATAGTTGATGACAACAATCTTTACTTTCTTTCATATACTATGGATAACAACTTGCGAATTTTCGGCTTGTCTACAGACGGCAATAGACTCAGTCCAGTTCAGAGCATACCGATTGCTGATGATGAGACATTACGCCGTCCGTTACGGACGCGTAGCGAGGCAGCGAAAGAGCCTTACTTATCTGAAGGTTCTGAAAAAGAGTATCAATCAATCGTGTCAATCATTCCACCTCCTGCACGTAGAAAGGACAGTAAAGCCACAACAATTGTAGTTTGTAGTGATGTGTTCTATGCCGAATACGGACGTAGGCTTTTTAAGCGGAGACTTGGTGATCTGGAATGGACAAACACGGGATTAACAGATAGAAGCCAACGGTCTTATGAAGACTTAAGTAAGGAGCTCAAATTAGCAGTTTTGGGAAAAACCATCTACGTCGGGAAACGCGACGGTAAACTATTCCAGTCGCTTGATGGCGGGAGCAGCTGGAGAGATGTTACGCCCAACCTACCACTTGACTTTGCCCATTTCAAGGAGATAACCCTTGTCGGTTCAACAGTTTACGTCGCAACAGACGCGGGGGTCTTGAGTTCAGAAACCGGCGTACACTGGCGCGTGCTAACCAATAGTACTGGAGGGCATCCTATCATAGACAGGTTCGCTGTGGATGGTCCCACGATCTATGGTGTTGGCAATAAAGGAGCCTATCGCTTAGATGCGGGTAACCAATGGAAACAAGTTTCTTCAGAAACACTCGGTGAAGCTGCTGCACTCGCCGTCATCAATGATAAACTGTATAGTGCTATCAAAGATCGCGGGATATTTCACATTTCACTTGCAGCAGAATAGACAACACCACATCGGGGAACAAACTGCGCCTTTGGTTCGTAGGAACTTCTCGTGCATCTGACAACAATATAGGGCAGATGCAAGAATCCGCCCTACACGATTTAAAGATTTTGAAAGCGTTAGTACTACAGCGCGTGGTCTTCGGGGCGGACACCGCGTGTAAACGTACCAAAACCGAAAAACGTCGGTGCGTAATCGCCAACATAATCGACAACGCTTCTGTCAGGGATTGCGTCCTCCAGCCCCATACACCAATAACACCCATTGACAAGGAGACGGCGCAGTCCTTCGCTCTCTAAATCGACCGAGGCACCCATCGTTGTGCCGAGAACGCGTGAGGCATTGCCTGCGTCTCCCGTGTAGGTCTTTATCCACACCATCGGCATCGTGACGGTATCCGGTTTCGGTGGGTCTGTTGGCACCATACCGACCAGCACCTGTCCGTGGATAAGCACGTGGGCATCGCCTGTTAAATCATTAATGCCGTAGACATCGGACGGACCCCAAACATCGTCAACGCCTTTGAGAATCGGATGATCTTTCATCGCTGCGTCAATCACGCCGCGTGCACTCTCTTTACCGTGATGTCCGTGATGATTAACCCACGTCTCACCGAGCACTTGCCTGCCGTAGCCACCCTCAAATTCCTTGCTGTCAAAACTATATTTTGCGTATGGGCTATTGAGGTTACGGCTATAACTGAAGGCATGCGTCGCTGTCCGGAGTCCCATCACAGGTTTCCCAGCGTTGGTATAGTCAACGATATACTTCATCTGTTCATCGGGCAGTTCACGGAAACGCGTGAACAGGATCATCATATCTGCGGATTCCAAGTGATGAAGTCCCGGGATATTCGTTTGGTTTTCTGGATCGATCTCGCCTGTCTCAGGATCGATAGCAAACAGCACTGTGCATGTAAACCCGTGGTGTGTGGCTAACACTTTGCCCAACATCGGCAACGCCTCTTCAGAGCGATACTCTTCGTCGCCACTGACGAGCACAATATGCTTGCCCTTTCCAGGTCCCTCGTTTCCTTCGTAAACAACCCATTCATTTTTCATCAAAAGTTAAACTCCATAACATAAGATTTTGAATAAGTATAACAGATTTTCTTGAGAAAGTCACCCTGAATCTTTTTTATTAAGTTGTCTGAACGGAATTTTTTCGCTTGTGAGATAAGACGCACAAACTGACAGTTTATGCTACAACTATAGAAAAAACTTTGACAAATACCGGAAGTTACCATAAAATTATAAAAACAGGCTAAAAACACTATCGGAAACGGACTGGCAACCTGCGGGAGAATACGTCCATGCATTTAACCTCTCAACAGCGAGATCATTACAGAGAACAAGGTTTCGTGGTAATTCCACATCTTTTTAGTACAGCCACAGTAACGCTGATGCGCGATCACTATATGAAACGCCGCGCCGAAGGTCCAAAACCCGGCGACACAGGTGGCACCACCGACCACGCTGACGATCCGAATCATCAATTCCCGCGCATGATTAATATGCACAACTGGGATGAACTAACCCAAGAATGGGCAGCGGATACCAATCTACTTGCCGTTACAGAACAGTTGATTGATGATACACCCGTGCTATTGCAAACGATGCTCTATTTTAAACCGCCCGGTGCCCGAGGTCAGGCACTACACCAAGATGAACAATATATCACGATAAATCCGATTATCGGCGTTTGGGTAGCCTTAGATACATCGGACGATGCTGTTGGACGTATGGTGCTGGTTCCACGTTCCCATCAACATGGACTGTTATCTGTTGAAGCGGCAGACACTGCTATTTCGTTCACAAATGTACAAGCCGTTAAACCGGCAAATTCCGAAGAATTGGGAATTGACATGTCCCCCGGTGACACGCTCTTCTTCCATGGCAAGGTCATTCACGGTTCCTATATGAATAAAACACACGACCGGTGGCGGCGAAGTTTTATCTGTCACTATATGGGTGAGAATTCACAACGGTTCGAGCCAGCCGAAGGAACGCACGTCTCACATCTTAAAAAATAGTACCAAAAAATAATAAAATTGGAGGAACTGGATTGTTAAAAGTATCAAAGTTTGGCGGGAGTTCCCTTGCTTCGGCGGAGCAAGTGCGTCAGGTTTGTGACATCATCACCGCCGACCCGGAGCGCCGCCTCATCGTCGTCTCTGCCCCCGGAAAACGCCATAGCGAAGACATCAAAGTAACCGATCTGCTTATCGCTGCTGCATCAGAACGGCTCACAGGAAAAATTGGTGCCTCGGAATGTGCCGAAGTGATTGAACGCTACCGCAGCATCGCTTCAGGATTAGAGCTGCCACCCGAAGTTATTGAACCCATTGCCCGTGATCTGACAGAACGTCTGGAAAAAAGCACAACTGACGCGAACCTCTATATGGATACAATGAAGGCAGGGGGTGAAGACAACTGTGCCCGGCTCATCGCACAAGCATTACAAGCACGCGGTGTAGAGGCACACTATGTCAGTCCAAAAGATGCCGGTTTAATGCTATCCGATGAACCCGGTAATGCTCAAGTTCTACCTGAAGCATATAATCGCTTACGGGACCTGAACGATTACCCAGGTATCACTATTTTTCCAGGTTTCTTCGGCTACTCGAAGCAAGGGAACATTGTTACCTTCTCGCGTGGCGGTTCAGACATCACGGGTGCTATTCTCGCCAGTGCCGTTCGTGCAGAGGTCTACGAGAATTTTACCGATGTCGATTCTGTGTTTGCAGCGAATCCGTCTATCGTTAAAGATCCAGCACCGATTGCGGAGTTAACCTATCGTGAGATGCGTGAACTCTCTTACGCTGGATTTTCTGTGTTCCATGACGAGGCACTCGAACCCGTCTATCGAGCACAGGTCCCTGTTCACATTCGTAACACAAATAACCCGAAAGCGCAAGGCACGCTAATTGTTCCAAACCGTGCGTCAACGGATATTCCTGTCGTGGGTATCGCAGCAATGGATAGCGTTTGCTGTATCTATCTCAGTAAATATCTAATGAACCGCCAAATCGGCTTCGGTCGGCGGTTGCTGCAGATCTTGGAAACCGAAGGCATCTCTTTTGAACATGTCCCCTCCGGCATAGACAATATGTCGGTTATCATCCGCGAAGAAAACCTCTCGGCACAGAAGGAGGAAAGGATTGTTGAACAGATTCGGCAGACCCTCGCGCCTGAAGATGTCTTTGTAGAACGCCGACTATCGCTTATTATGGTTGTTGGAGAAGGCATGCGACACACTGTCGGTATCGCTTCGCGCGCCACACACGCCTTAGCCAGCGCACAAGTCAATATCGAAATGATTAATCAAGGTTCCAACGAAGTCAGTATGATGTTCGGCATAAAATCCGAAGATATGGAGACCGCTGTTAAAGCACTCTATGCCGAATTTTTCGCCTAAAGGAATACTATTATGGAAATCACCGTGCGACCTGAAGAATTAGCAGCAGGAAAACTGACAGACGCACACGTTGAACAAGCCGTCCAGGCAATTCATGTTGATGGTTACGTTATCTTGGAGAATGTCGTTAACCATGAACACTTGGACATTCTACGTGAGCGGATGGATGCCGATTCACAAATCTTAATTAATGAAGAAAAATGGGGTGGGGCAGGTAGACTCGTAGGACATCTCCAACAGGGGCCGCCCCCTTACGCGCCCTACATCTTCAAGGACATCGTCGCGAACCCCTACGTTGTGCAAGTGACCAAGGAACTCCTCGGTCAGGGTGTCTATAATAATTTTTACAACGGAAATACCAACTCCCCCGGTAGCACAACGCAGCCGCTCCACAGAGACGGCGCACACCTGTGGCCAGATCAAGAAGTAGCACACCCGACAGCAGAGGTTGTCGTTAACATCTCACCGCAAGATACAACAGAGGAGAACGGAAGTGTTGAAATCTGGCCCGGCTCACATCTGGCGGTCAGTGGTAAACGCATAGCGGAAGAGGAAGAGGAAGCGCGCCGGAAAATCTGTCCGCCTATCCGTGGCAGTGCGAAGAAGGGAAGTGCCCTCATTCGAGATATGCGACTCTGGC
Proteins encoded in this region:
- a CDS encoding ThuA domain-containing protein; this encodes MKNEWVVYEGNEGPGKGKHIVLVSGDEEYRSEEALPMLGKVLATHHGFTCTVLFAIDPETGEIDPENQTNIPGLHHLESADMMILFTRFRELPDEQMKYIVDYTNAGKPVMGLRTATHAFSYSRNLNSPYAKYSFDSKEFEGGYGRQVLGETWVNHHGHHGKESARGVIDAAMKDHPILKGVDDVWGPSDVYGINDLTGDAHVLIHGQVLVGMVPTDPPKPDTVTMPMVWIKTYTGDAGNASRVLGTTMGASVDLESEGLRRLLVNGCYWCMGLEDAIPDRSVVDYVGDYAPTFFGFGTFTRGVRPEDHAL
- a CDS encoding aspartate kinase gives rise to the protein MLKVSKFGGSSLASAEQVRQVCDIITADPERRLIVVSAPGKRHSEDIKVTDLLIAAASERLTGKIGASECAEVIERYRSIASGLELPPEVIEPIARDLTERLEKSTTDANLYMDTMKAGGEDNCARLIAQALQARGVEAHYVSPKDAGLMLSDEPGNAQVLPEAYNRLRDLNDYPGITIFPGFFGYSKQGNIVTFSRGGSDITGAILASAVRAEVYENFTDVDSVFAANPSIVKDPAPIAELTYREMRELSYAGFSVFHDEALEPVYRAQVPVHIRNTNNPKAQGTLIVPNRASTDIPVVGIAAMDSVCCIYLSKYLMNRQIGFGRRLLQILETEGISFEHVPSGIDNMSVIIREENLSAQKEERIVEQIRQTLAPEDVFVERRLSLIMVVGEGMRHTVGIASRATHALASAQVNIEMINQGSNEVSMMFGIKSEDMETAVKALYAEFFA
- a CDS encoding phytanoyl-CoA dioxygenase family protein; translated protein: MHLTSQQRDHYREQGFVVIPHLFSTATVTLMRDHYMKRRAEGPKPGDTGGTTDHADDPNHQFPRMINMHNWDELTQEWAADTNLLAVTEQLIDDTPVLLQTMLYFKPPGARGQALHQDEQYITINPIIGVWVALDTSDDAVGRMVLVPRSHQHGLLSVEAADTAISFTNVQAVKPANSEELGIDMSPGDTLFFHGKVIHGSYMNKTHDRWRRSFICHYMGENSQRFEPAEGTHVSHLKK
- a CDS encoding phytanoyl-CoA dioxygenase family protein, whose amino-acid sequence is MEITVRPEELAAGKLTDAHVEQAVQAIHVDGYVILENVVNHEHLDILRERMDADSQILINEEKWGGAGRLVGHLQQGPPPYAPYIFKDIVANPYVVQVTKELLGQGVYNNFYNGNTNSPGSTTQPLHRDGAHLWPDQEVAHPTAEVVVNISPQDTTEENGSVEIWPGSHLAVSGKRIAEEEEEARRKICPPIRGSAKKGSALIRDMRLWHRGVPNPSDKPRHMIAMIHRVSWLGSNRRLKYNTGCEAAFEDSDLDHNAEFLDFAKNKIDDYDYLFNPRF